Proteins co-encoded in one Anabas testudineus chromosome 8, fAnaTes1.2, whole genome shotgun sequence genomic window:
- the hoxb4a gene encoding LOW QUALITY PROTEIN: homeobox protein Hox-B4a (The sequence of the model RefSeq protein was modified relative to this genomic sequence to represent the inferred CDS: inserted 2 bases in 1 codon) yields MAMSSYLINSNYVDPKFPPCEEYSQSDYLPSHSPDYYSSQRQEAAGFQPDSLYHHQHHPHHQQRGEPPYTPCQRSGQPASVVMSPRGHVLHPPGLQTTPVPEQSHRCDSVTPSPPPPPSCGQTPHNQSTSSPASTRKDPVVYPWMKKVHVNIVSSNYTGGEPKRSRTAYTRQQVLELEKEFHYNRYLTRRRRVEIAHTLCLSERQIKIWFQNRRMKWKKDHKLPNTKVRSGTNNTNCQTLTGSQNRSTGPLXSLVCWLFVCCVPSLFLPKSLTQRRTGSHACNYRNLHFGPE; encoded by the exons ATGGCCATGAGCTCCTATTTGATCAACTCCAACTATGTGGACCCGAAGTTCCCACCGTGCGAGGAGTACTCACAGAGCGACTATCTGCCCAGCCACTCTCCGGACTATTACAGCTCTCAGAGGCAGGAGGCTGCTGGCTTTCAGCCGGACTCTCTCTACCACCATCAACATCACCCTCACCACCAGCAACGAGGCGAACCGCCTTACACGCCGTGCCAGCGCTCAGGGCAGCCCGCCTCGGTGGTGATGTCCCCTCGGGGTCATGTCCTCCACCCACCCGGGCTGCAGACCACCCCAGTCCCGGAGCAAAGCCACCGCTGCGACTCGGTGACACCCAGCCCGCCTCCACCTCCGTCTTGCGGCCAAACGCCGCACAACCAAAGCACTTCTTCCCCCGCTAGCACTCGTAAGGATCCCGTTGTCTACCCGTGGATGAAGAAAGTCCATGTAAACATTG TGAGCTCAAACTACACAGGGGGTGAACCGAAGCGGTCGCGGACGGCCTACACGCGCCAGCAGGTcttggagctggagaaggagttcCACTACAACCGGTACCTGACGCGCAGGCGCAGGGTGGAGATAGCGCACACGTTGTGTCTGTCAGAGCGGCAGATCAAAATCTGGTTCCAGAACCGGAGGATGAAGTGGAAGAAGGACCACAAGCTGCCCAACACGAAGGTCCGCTCCGGGACGaacaacacaaactgtcagACCCTGACCGGTTCCCAGAACCGCTCGACCGGACCCCT TAGCCTAGTATGTTGGCTCTTTGTCTGCTGTGTGCCCTCCCTTTTCCTACCTAAATCCCTAACCCAGCGCCGAACCGGCAGCCACGCTTGTAACTACCGCAACCTGCACTTTGGACCAGAATAA
- the hoxb5a gene encoding homeobox protein Hox-B5a, translated as MSSYFVNSFSGRYPNGPDYQLLNYGTSSGAMNGGTFRDSSSATMHHASGSYGYSYNGMDLTVTNRGGGSSSAANTGGHFGGGSVVGNSRGFGSPTTERGFRQPSSCSLASAADSLLSPGNGDTKLGAQSSSPRSEQPGSGNLSSPNLSSNSSGGGSGGTAQRFTELDDSSPETEELQHNRDAGHGNNPPHRTGHPQPVQKQEGGPPGSAAGSTAGSEAQPPQIFPWMRKLHISHDMTGPDGKRARTAYTRYQTLELEKEFHFNRYLTRRRRIEIAHALCLTERQIKIWFQNRRMKWKKDNKLKSMSLATGGSAFQP; from the exons ATGAGCTCTTACTTTGTAAACTCGTTCTCGGGGCGCTACCCAAATGGCCCCGACTATCAACTGCTAAATTATGGAACCAGCAGCGGCGCAATGAACGGCGGGACGTTCAGGGACTCTTCCTCCGCCACCATGCACCATGCTTCGGGCTCTTATGGCTACAGCTACAATGGCATGGACCTGACCGTCACCAACCGGGGAGGGGGGAGCAGCAGCGCCGCCAACACCGGAGGACACTTCGGGGGCGGCTCGGTCGTCGGGAACTCCCGGGGATTCGGCTCCCCGACCACGGAAAGAGGCTTCAGACAGCCGTCGAGCTGCTCTCTTGCTTCAGCAGCTGACTCCCTCCTGTCCCCTGGTAATGGAGACACCAAGCTGGGCGCTCAGAGCTCGTCTCCCCGCTCGGAGCAACCAGGAAGCGGCAATCTCAGCTCTCCAAACCTGTCCTCCAACTCCTCCGGCGGTGGCAGCGGCGGCACGGCGCAGCGCTTCACGGAGCTGGACGACTCCTCGCCAGAGACCGAGGAGCTACAGCACAATCGAGACGCCGGCCACGGCAACAACCCGCCGCACAGGACCGGACACCCGCAGCCCGTGCAGAAGCAGGAGGGCGGCCCGCCGGGATCAGCCGCTGGCAGCACGGCGGGCAGCGAGGCTCAGCCGCCACAGATATTCCCCTGGATGAGAAAGCTGCACATCAGCCATG ATATGACGGGCCCCGACGGAAAACGGGCGCGGACGGCGTACACCCGGTACCAGACGCTcgagctggagaaggagttcCACTTCAACCGGTACCTCACGCGGCGGCGTCGAATCGAGATCGCGCACGCGCTCTGTCTGACGGAGCGGCAGATCAAGATCTGGTTCCAGAACCGGAGGATGAAGTGGAAGAAGGACAACAAACTGAAAAGCATGAGCCTGGCCACCGGCGGCAGCGCCTTCCAACCCTAA